The Coffea arabica cultivar ET-39 chromosome 10e, Coffea Arabica ET-39 HiFi, whole genome shotgun sequence region aagaaaaagaaggaaaacaaggaaacgGTGATGGAAGCAGCTATCTTGACATTTAGTGCTAGAAGATCAACACCAAGACTGCCATGCAAAAGAGTGATGTGTTCTGTTAACACGTGTTTCTGTGCAAAGCCAAATGGCAATGGATGTAGGCGTTGGTTCAGTCGGAGTTTCTGCATGAAATATTGTACATGAGACCAGCACAGACAGAAGAAAATTAATTTCTCATGCTTACATTTTATTATCGAGTCTGATTTTACTCTAGGAAAATTTTACCATCCCTGCTCTGTTATTCAATTAACTCTTGCCGTATCATTCAATAATACAAACTCTTAAATCAatgttatctttttttttttaatatatctaACAGTAAATTCATGCCCATTGATATGGTTATCAAAAGAACCTTTACTCTTACATGTAAATTCATCCTTTTAGGTATGTTGGTAATTTTTTTCTCATCTTTTTAATTGACCAAACTTCCCCAATTTCTCTATAAATtcatcatgattttttttttataagctTTGTAATGGTCTTATATCTAGGTTCAATCGTgattttttctttaaacaaaAGGAGAAGCCAAAATATGCCATTAAGTAAGGTcgagttttctctttttttttttttttttttttttttttttttttttgtcaacgcAGTGGGGTATCTGGGTCCATGGACTGGTAATACCGTACGACCCAACTAATCCCCACTGCATGGCCGGAAGAGGCTGCCCAACATCACTGACCAAGTAAACCCGGGGACTCGATCCCTGGACGTGGCTCTTCCCCAACTGGGACTACAACCACGGAACCGAACACCGAAGGGCAGGTCGAGTTTTTTCTCACTTGTAGTCATGCTCGGTTTTACTGTAATCGTACATGTAACATTCATCCTTTATTATGtcaacagtttttttttttcatctttcaaattgatgaaactTTCCCAATTTCTGTCTGAACTCATAAATATTGTGTATAAGCTTTTCAATTcatgaaaatttccaatttctCCGTGAATTCATTGCATTTTATACGAGTTTCGCAATGCTCTTGTATCTGGATTCACTGGAGATTCCACTTGTACTGTTGGACGGATCAAGAATTTAAATTGGGCAAATTATAGTTTATCCCCATGTGGTATAGCTAATTTTTATATGATCCCCTTGGAGTTTTAAAAGCTATATATAACCTTCTTATAGTTTgcattaaagtgtcaaaatgatgGAAATGATCATCCGTAACAAAACTTATAAAAACATCGAAATTACCCTTCTTTAAAATCTAAAATGGTTGaagtaattaaaatatataaacataatatgcatGACTCTCTAACCCAATAtggttttatattttaccatataaccttCTTATGCTTTagtgttttaccatataactctCTTTTGGTTTTCAATATATATACTCAACCCTCctgtggttaataaataatttaaaaCTTTACAAAGGGGTATTTTAGATATTTTAGTTGATTTCGTTATGGATTGTAAATTACGTCACTCTGAcattttaatccaaatcatgaaaCCATAGGAGATAGTTTTTGACACCCTAGGGGGTTATGTAAACAAACACTAAATCACatgggggtaaagtgtaatttgccctttAAAATTCTACTATTTGCTCTcaacaattttaaaatttgcaGTTTACCTTCTTGAAATTTACATGTCATCAAGAATTTAAAAATCTTATCATTTGCtcatgaaaattttaattcttcAACCATTTAAAGAGCATAGCTTAATGTATTTAGCTCAGAAGTGTTTCGTATAAATGTACCCACAATTCTGCAGTAACTATTCCCTTGCAGATTAAATGCGCATAGAGAAACATATCAACAAGAAAGCTAAAAGGTTTTAAAAATCATTTGGTCAGTAAAAAACAAGATGTTATGCCGTATCGATTGGCCATGTCGACTAATAGGATGTTCAATTGAATTTTGGTGTACTATCATTTATTTACCCGTTTGCATGCATGTGGAAAAGCCTCATTGTATAGAATTCTGCTTTTAGTGAATGCAGCTGCTGTTTACTGCATTTGGAAAGAAAGGAGTGCAAGGCAATTCAATCTTTGCAGTATTCAGGTATAGATTgttgatgcggatacgggtgtgcaataattaacttcaaccttgggtcaaggatcctttggtccacattggcggtccgatgacaagatcaagatccaagagggtgaaggaaactttacaagccttgatcattcaccatacaagcaaggaacaagctaagtttgaagatttgatggaccatgaagttactttgttcacttgtacgtttgaagtaaAGGagtgatctcatacttgttagcttagttggtagttgttttaagactgtcccgtttagtagttgttaggcgttgagtattttattacttatcgagccttatcggaaagccttaaagagctagctctttaagctcttttatgcggaccgaatctcttccaggtttatgtgggcgattttgccctagttttagcctataaaaaggcacctcttgtaagagTAAAAGACAGAGATTatttacaaccagaaatcgtgaggaattttccttcaagttcttaatcgaacttactcttgaattcttgagttcattgcttaggattcaaatctgactttatcgattagtttgttccctaatcgtggtgtcgcttcatccatccttatttgcttaaggttactgattacctttgtgtgtcagaggtcttgaattcatgagaacaatcgagttcaatttctgttgggagaaaagatccaactctgataattataaggttgggaggttctaggagggtcatcccctagggttgcctatacCAGTACTGGTAAATGAGAGTCAAATTTCggaattctcccttcatggTGGATTTGACGTGATTCCCCTTTggtatggacagatttgaattgaaattgttccatgagATGATTCCAAATAGATTCaattcctaaaagacaaactccatggaaactagtgaattgtacaagtgactttggaatggagcatgtcatgactaacttcacttgactttgtttaatctgcaaaaatgaagaaacactaaataaagcaaaggtaagttcgttagaaaaacaataagccctcacatttttgctcaaaatcgtctcactttctctcttttcttcctttttaccactcatctcatcagatttttccatctctttatctagttttacgccctcgattgttttctcatcatcaacctcctcaacaaatggttcaataggatgagatactcatttgttgggaatagggtcagctatctccttcttagaaaactcactttgattcactttgatagcatccatttgactccatttgtttttggtgtagaagacgttgatatgtctcccaaaatgactccGCATGAGGTGGTTCAACTCTAAGTTTAGTCTTAGAAAATGCTGAAtgaaccttcttatcacctcttgcataaaccggctttaaagaggtagattgcatggaacccctcctcttgagagattcaTTCTCTTGCTTGAGTTTATGTTCGTTCTCTCGACTGTACAAGTCTGTGgtataatggaagggtacaaatcgtttcctcatcacttgcttcatttcagtccaagtggcaatcggttgttccctatttctccttcttgtggcacatacttgctcccaccaaatagatgcataatcttgaaattcaatagctgcaagtttcacctttttctcttcggAGTAATTGTGGAtttcaaacacttgctcaactcgccTAACCCAATCTAAATAAGCTTCAGaatcatttttcccatgaaaggtaggcatcttagtcttgatggaaccaagcTTGTCATTggttctcctaggtcggtctcggccttccctcgcttccctgtggcttttccttgatcggaatgaggtgttagaatgatacccctcatcatccgcatcatgatcAGCACTCTGAACACTCGAAACCCTATGGTGTGTATCTCCGGTACCTCGCATCGCAATGGCAGCCAACCTGTCGGATATTTGTGCCATCGCAAATTCATGTTTCTCCATCGCAAATTCATGTCTCTCCGcttgtttttgaagagtttggagcaccagtttgagtgacacgtcggtctcaaacggctcaggcatgttcctctcttgagacatattgtctaacctgcaaaacaagtgtatcctagtcgatcttgcaaagcactcgtgtatcactcaaggaaaacacactcactctcaattttccttctcgaagttcttaagacaactcaactctcaaaaattccagaattaattaccctataagcaagtaacaagacGCAAAGCAGAATTTTACAAATCTTAgaaaaaactctacccgaaactggaactttttttttttttttttagctgttgttttgctgagtttctggtcagtaCTTTGGAAGGTAAATGGTGTTTCTGGAGTGCTCAAACAATCTATGAAtcagtcctcaaatttcagtcaaatcggATGGCAAAACTAGCTCAACCGTTTTTAGAAACTCAAGAACTCCCAAGGCGGTTTGGGGCTAaggtgtttggtttggttttgaaaacAGAATCTGGTGTGTTTGGGGCTGGTGAGGTCGTTTAGGGTCTCtggaattcaatcaagattggaactcaagagttggaaaccaatcaagattaggaaactcaagttttgggaaatcaaccaagatttggagattaaccaagatttgggaacccaccaagaattggaaactcacgatttttttttttttttgaaaacttgatttcctttgtatgagagccaattccttctctttttccttttttttttctttcgtttttttgctcctttttttttcggctcttcaaggaacacaaattcagatcacaccaacaagttcaagaaaacggatgaaaggttatgccaattccaagaaaaatcctagttcttggtttattgttcaagaattttcaaaacaagacttggtggtccaagaacttcaaaaatttgttcaagaaacacaagaattttcccaaattacgttgtggtgtttagggtttgcaagaacaacaaccaatactcaagaaataggcaaaacagaatttcagcaatactcaaaagaaaattccagtaatactctagcaacttggacactaaaacaatataaggtacgtgactctttttttttttttttctttaaaccctaacaacccaaacacaagtataacaaatccaagaacttggacagaaaacacaaaaagacaacacccaaacagttttttttttgactcggatgaacagtaacgtgaacagtacgctacagtaCGGTAAACAGTAATTcggaacagtaacgatgaacagtaatcgctacagtttttttatttttttatttttttgacaaaagacacaaactaacaagatatgaacaacttcaattaaaagagaattaacctgatgctctgattatcaactgatataggcaaccctaggggatgACCCTCTTAGAACCTCCCAActttgtaattatcagagttggatcttttctcccaacagaaattgaactcgattgttctcatgaactcaagacctctgacacacaaaggtaatcagcaacattaagcaaataaggatggatgaagcgacaccacgattagggaacaaactaatcgataaagtcagatttgaatcctaagcaatgaactcaagaattcaagagtaagttcgattaaaaacttgaaggaaaatttctcacgatttctggttgtaaatAATCTCTGTCTTTTActcttacaagaggtgcctttttataggctaaaactagggcaaaatccggcccacataaacctggaagagattcggtccgcataaaagagtttaaagagctagctctttaaggctttccgataaggctcgataagtaataaaatactcaacgcctaacaactactaaacgggacagtcttaaaacaactaccaactaagctaacaagtatgagatcactCCTttacttcaaacgtacaagtgaacaaaggaacttcatggtccatcaaatcttcaaacttagcttgttccttgcttgtatggtgaatgatcaaggctcgtaaagcttccttcaccctcttggatcttgatcttgtcatcggaccgccaatgtggaccaaaggatccttgacccaaggttgaagttaattattgcacacccgtatcTGCATCAATTGTTCTCCTTCAAAAAAGGTCGAGAGAACGGATACGAATAGATGATTGTAAAGGGTTTGGTTGTTGTCAGAGAGCATGTATTTGAGTTGAAAATCTACGGTGTTAATGGCCGCTAATTGTTGTTTTTGGGTACTAATAAATTCTTACATACCCAAATAATAACCACATAAAACCCTACCTCTTGTAACTGTACTTCCTCTGGTTGCATTCGCCATAGCCTTTCACATTCTAGGACACACTGTTGGAAGTCTACTTAGGACGTGTATCATTCCATATTCTTAGGAATTTGAACTAAGATCAATGAGAATGATTGAAGAACTTTATATGTCTGAGGCATCCAAGAGAACAGGGAAATGAGCCTATATTACAATTATAGTCGgattagtcttttttttttttttttttttatctactgGCTGATCATGGCATTCTGATGGGGATTGATGATATAACTAGTTTggattgcccaaaaaaaaaaaaaaaagaaagaaaaaaactagTTTGGGTTGTAGTTTAAAATAGTCTTTGCTGGCTCCTGTGTTTTGTGCAGATTTTCTGTAGTCAATCATCGTCTTATCAACAAACTTAACTTAGTTCACCAAAAAAGTGTTTCGTTCTCAGCTCAAGCGTTTTATAGaggtaacaaaagaaaaaaccgCTATAATTTCACCTTAACTATCTAATTTTGATGAGGATGCAAGGAAAATTTGAATAAAGCGTAGCAGGAAAAACATAAAATATTTACAAACACCATGTGAGCATGAAAAACTTTGAAATACATCAATTTGCGTTGTGCTGTTTAGAAATAAGTTTACAAAAACGGTACTCTAGCACTTTTGAGATGTAATGTATGTATTATGAAGATGATTAAGAAATGTGGTTAAAGcatatttcaagaaaacaatGGCCAATCCAAAAGACATTTTTCGCTGGAATGTTGCATAATATAAGATGTTAAAAggatttcaattttaattctttaggagaaaaaagaaaagaaaaggacttAGTTCTTTCTTATATTGaatttgtccaaaaaaaaaaactgaaatagAGTATACTATTAGTTTTACGAGTAACTGATTACCGCATAGGTAAAGATatttaatgaaaaaggaaaaaaataaatatatcttCTCCAAGATCTAACTGAGGGTAAGAATTTTAACCAGCTACATCCCTAAAATCCAACTTCATTGATAGTGACTTTAGTCAGGAAATCATGGCCACTGATTCGACTTTCaaacttttcccttttctcttatgccgcttgaattttttttcttaaagcaAAAAAACTATCAGGCTTGTGTTCCTACAAGGTGGCTAGGATCcctttaaataataataataataaggaaGCTATTTGTAGCCCGTAGGCCCTTGATTTGGTCAGAGTGGACTGTTAGATGGAATTAAATCAATTGATCGGGGTTACTCTAAAATGTCACAATGAAAAGGACTAAAAACAAAATTACTAAACTTAAAGACCCCCAACCaacaaaaacacaaaagtttGGCTTCTGTGGTTTACAGTTACACCATGGAAATCTGACTGGATTCCACATGGCATTTAAGGAGAAAATTGGGGCCCCAATATCTCATGCTGGAGCATGCGTCTTCAAGTTCAAGTTGCTTCAGTCCTGATCTTAATCTTTTCTTCAGTTCTTCGACCAAATTCACGCAAACGTTTTGTCAgaggatgaagatgaagatgcaTTCACAAATGTGAAGAAAATTTCGTTTAAGCAGCTACTGAGAAGCTTAGAAGGAATGCATGCACCAATTTACGTTGCCGTTTTTAAGGAAAGAAGATTCCAAAACGGAAATGCAATCTTATGTATAATCTGTCACAACTTTAACAACCTATGGTTCCTCGCATTTGATGGGCACCCCACAAATATTCTTTCCTATTTTAATAATTTCTCTCAATTTCCGGACTTGTTGCCACATATTTTTCAATAACTTTATTGCAATGGCAAGAACTAACAaagaattttgttttgttttttgaataaaaaagttgaatttcaaggaaccaaaattttttttggaaccTTCAATTTCCCACTGGGCTACATTTCCTCCTGGACCAGAGCTCTTCATCATCAATTCATAGGCTAATGCAATTGAAACATGATTTTCATACTGGATTCTGGTCTGGGTATCTAATATAGTTTGACTGGATGATCTTTTCTTCCATAAATTATTTTGGAGCTTCCAATTCCCTGAGTCTCATTTTTTGGTTGAATGTTTCCCTTCTCATTGAATTCTTTGCATAggttcatttgaaaatttggtGATGCTATGTAAATTCTTGCAGTCCATTCTTGTAAATTCTTTTCTCTCAATAGATTATCTAATTTTATTGGAACAGCAAAAGGTTTGGAAGTTTTGCATTTTATCCATCTCTCCCTCCCATTCTTTTGAAGATTGGCCTTCCTGGAAGGCTCAGAATTTGGGATTTTGAAGAAGAAGTTGGAATATTTTTGAAGGCTGAGGGGTTTATTTTGGCTTAGCCATAGCCCAGGTGCCAAAATTGTCAGAGGAGATTTTGGAATTTGGAATTGATTTTCAGGTGTAATAGGAGGTGGAAAGTGATCATGCCTGTTTTAGGTATCAATCTGTGGTTGGCTGAATTTTGCAGTGGTTTGATATCAAGTGATCCTCAATATTAATCAGTGCATTGCAGAAATTGAAGCCATGTTGAGAATTAGAAGTGCCATGATAACATAACCTTTGGCCTTGTATGGTCCATTAAATATATGCAATCCATCTGTTTGACAAAATAGCAGATTTTTTGGGAAATAAATGGGCTGCATTTGCTCAAAAGAATCTGCAGATGAACCCATACacgagaaagaaaaacagccaGAGGTAAGCAAGTCCTCAGTTCAGTTGGTTGCTCCCTCAGCCAGAGAGGAGGTTATTGTAGGAGTAGCTAATCCAAAAAATGAAGACTCTGTTACTTTAAAACAACATTTGTCATCTCCGCCAGCAGAAGAAGCGAAGGGATCTGTTCAGCCAGGAAGACTTGAGGACGATGGAAAGAGTAGAATCATTGAGAGGCCAAAGGCTGGCCATCATCAGAGGCGTTTTTCAACCGATATGGGGATGCCTCAATTGCAGCAACCAATGTCGAGGCTTTTAAGTGTGCCACACGGTGCAAGAGGTGAACAGGCTGCGGCTGGATGGCCATCATGGCTGACTTCTGTTGCTGGGGATGCCATTCAAGGGTGGGTTCCAAGAAGTGCAGAAACTTTTGaaaagttagacaaagtcagtCCTGAATAGCCTTTTCCATATATATTATTTCTTTTTAATAATGCCTAAATTTATCCGCTCTAGTCTAGAAGTATCTGCTGTTTCCAGTatttattactttgattttCCCCATGTTCTGACATTTTGTTCTTCAATATTCTTTTCAACATTTGGTTGGTGATTGTTTCATGATTGTTCATGTGATCACTCACTCTGTGTTTGGTTAATTTCCTTCCTGATCAATaactttttttattataaattcGGGACACCTTTTTTGCATCTCTCTCTTGTTTGATAGTTTCAAGATTGTCACAAAATTAACATCACAGAAAACATTCCcagatatgtaatttttggtATAAAAGAGGATAAGATATTATGCAATTAGAGAGCCATGATCAGAAGACTTGAGTGTTGAAGAGTTTACATTTTTAGGGCCACATTGGCCTCTGAAGCACCATTCAAATTGTTGAAATGGCCAATAAATCCAGGATTGGTGCACATACTTTCTGAATCCTCAACAATAAAATCATGCAGTTAATCATATATTCCATGAAATGATTTTGAATATCTAAGATCTTACTACAGATTAACTTTTAAAAGTTCACTTGTGAACTTTGTGCAGATTGGCCAAGGGACATATAGTAGTGTATACAAAGCTCGCGACCTTACAAACAATAAAATTGTGGCAATGAAGAAAGTAAGGTTTGTTAACTTGGATCCAGAAAGTGTTCGTTTCATGGCAAGGGAAATATGCATTTTGCGGAGACTTGACCATCCAAATGTCATGAAGCTTGAAGCTCTGGTTACATCCAGGATATCTGGAAACCTATACCTTGTATTTGAGTACATGGATCATGACCTTTCTGGGCTCGCAACAGCACCAGGGGTCAAATTTACTGAAGCACAGGTACACCTTTCTCTCCTTTTGGCATATTGGGGGCATCTGTTGTTATCAACTTGCTGTTTACCTGTGCTTAATCCTCAACTATAGTCTTGCATGGAACTGATTCATATATAGCAAAACATGGATTTTTTTACCATGAACCCAAAGAAGCCTTTGTAATATGCCTGCACTTTGTTAAAAGAAGAACTAGAGTGGGGTGTAATGAATGAACTGCAATGGATCATCATGGCAATTATGTTTCCACTAATCCACTTTGTTGCATCATCTTTCTTTCTCATATGTCTCTTTCAAACTTAATTGCAGATAAAGTGCTACATGCAGCAACTGCTTCATGGACTTGAACACTGCCACAGTCGGGGGGTCCTTCATCGTGACATTAAGGGTTCGAATCTATTAGTTGACGATAATGGGGTgctaaaaattggagactttGGTCTGGCTACATTTTTTCAACCCAACCAAAAGGAGCCATTAACTAGTCGTGTTGTAACTCTTTGGTACAGAGCCCCTGAACTTCTGCTTGGTGCAACCGACTATGGCATAGCAATAGATATGTGGAGCATTGGCTGCATCCTTGCTGAGCTCTATGCTGGAAAACCAATTATGCCTGGGAGAACAGAGGTATTTCTTATAGGTGTTTAAGGATGCAATCTGATTTCTTCTTTACCAATTCTATATCTATGTCGCGTTGATATGTAGAGAACATCGAAAGATTTAATTTAAGTTGAGAAGGACTAAATCTCATCAGATAAAAGGATCCTTATTCCTCTGTAAGTAACCATTCATCCATATGATTTGGCAAGACCTGTCAGATTACAGAATGTCCCTAGTGAAACAATGAAATAGCTGAGTGATGGAATAATTTTTAATGTTTAGCACAAGTAAATGGACATTTTCACAACTTTTTGTGAATTTCCTTGTGTACACAATGCGTCTTTTGACATTAGGTTTGGGCGTCCAAACACATAACTTTCATaccaaaatcagatttttgaacAGTTGTCTTATGTTTTGAAACAAATTGCATGTCTTTACGTGTTACAAGGCCTAGGCCAGAATGTTTTGTTTGGTGAAGTCTTGTGGTATTCAAACTTTGCatcataaaatgcagcaaaactGATAAAAGTAAGTCGATCACAAATCAAAGTATCAGGCCAAGAAATGGTTAATTGTGGTCAGATAACtgagttttctttattttttttcatcttgtttctaactgaatttttaaaatgactgcTAGGTTGAGCAAATGCATAAAATCTTCAAGCTATGCGGTTCACCTTCTGAGGAATATTGGAGAAAGTCAAAGTTGCCTCATGCTACTAGCTTTAAGCCCCAGCATCCATACAGGCGCTGTGTGGCTGATACATTCAAGGACTTTCCTCCACCAGCTTTGGCTCTTGTAGAAACACTCCTGTCTATCGAACCAGAGAAGCGGGGTACTGCTAAATATGCACTGAATAGTGAGGTAatacaataaaataaatagttCTATTTAATGGCAGTATATACatgtttcttttgcttttgttctGCCAATTATTGttg contains the following coding sequences:
- the LOC140014939 gene encoding probable serine/threonine-protein kinase At1g54610, with translation MGCICSKESADEPIHEKEKQPEVSKSSVQLVAPSAREEVIVGVANPKNEDSVTLKQHLSSPPAEEAKGSVQPGRLEDDGKSRIIERPKAGHHQRRFSTDMGMPQLQQPMSRLLSVPHGARGEQAAAGWPSWLTSVAGDAIQGWVPRSAETFEKLDKIGQGTYSSVYKARDLTNNKIVAMKKVRFVNLDPESVRFMAREICILRRLDHPNVMKLEALVTSRISGNLYLVFEYMDHDLSGLATAPGVKFTEAQIKCYMQQLLHGLEHCHSRGVLHRDIKGSNLLVDDNGVLKIGDFGLATFFQPNQKEPLTSRVVTLWYRAPELLLGATDYGIAIDMWSIGCILAELYAGKPIMPGRTEVEQMHKIFKLCGSPSEEYWRKSKLPHATSFKPQHPYRRCVADTFKDFPPPALALVETLLSIEPEKRGTAKYALNSEFFTKKPLPCDPSSLPKYPPSKEFDAKLRDEEERRRKAESIKGHGDVSARKVSREPTAVNTRDFSTQGQGHSNKCISVRLNTMEDSGAGFPIEPPRGSKNGFSHSTSMIHPNAIGAFKSTKQGNEGGTISGSTYSHSQHDRSIKKQGSQKSQVVPGLTSNDILLRQATLNSGSQRTRIHCSGPLVPPGGNMEDMLKEHERQIREAVRKARLEKERTKKNLYAHEQSFHQGNFGYR